A genomic window from Hyla sarda isolate aHylSar1 chromosome 10, aHylSar1.hap1, whole genome shotgun sequence includes:
- the CHMP2A gene encoding charged multivesicular body protein 2a codes for MDFLFGRRKTPEEMLRQNQRALTRAMRELDRERQKLEQQEKKIICDIKKMAKQGQMDAVKIMAKDLVRTRRYVKKFIMMRANIQAVSLKIQTLKSNNSMAQAMKGVTKAMATMNRQLKLPQIQKIMMEFEKQSEIMDMKEEMMNDAIDDAMGDEDDEEETDAVVSQVLDELGLTLTDELSNLPATGGSLSVAGAKKGEPTAALADADADLEERLNNLRRD; via the exons ATGGATTTCTTATTTGGTCGCCGGAAAACCCCTGAGGAGATGCTGAGGCAGAACCAGCGAGCCCTCACCCGGGCCATGAGGGAGCTGGATCGAGAGAGGCAGAAACTGGAGCAGCAAGAGAAGAAGATCATTTGCGACATCAAGAAGATGGCCAAACAGGGCCAAATG GATGCCGTGAAGATTATGGCCAAGGATCTggttcgcacgcggcgatacgtcAAGAAGTTCATAATGATGCGGGCAAACATCCAGGCCGTGTCCCTTAAGATCCAGACCCTGAAGTCCAACAACTCCATGGCCCAAGCTATGAAAGGGGTGACCAAAGCCATGGCCACCATGAACAGACAG TTGAAGCTTCCGCAGATCCAGAAGATAATGATGGAGTTCGAAAAACAATCAGAAATAATGGACATGAAGGAAGAGATGATGAACGACGCCATTGACGATGCCATGGGCGATGAGGATGATGAAGAGGAAAC GGACGCTGTGGTCTCCCAGGTCCTGGATGAGTTGGGCCTGACTCTGACCGATGAGCTGTCCA ACCTTCCCGCTACCGGAGGTTCCCTCAGCGTGGCCGGAGCCAAGAAAGGAGAACCCACAGCCGCTTTAGCCGATGCAGATGCGGATCTGGAGGAGCGGCTGAACAATCTGCGACGGGACTAA